A stretch of Triticum aestivum cultivar Chinese Spring chromosome 1D, IWGSC CS RefSeq v2.1, whole genome shotgun sequence DNA encodes these proteins:
- the LOC123182041 gene encoding DNA topoisomerase 2, with translation MAPAAKKPPLKSSSSHNSAAGDAAAAAAAAAGGKTIEEMYQKKTQLEHILLRPDTYVGSVQKHTQPLWVYEGGAMVQRPVAYVPGLYKIFDEILVNAADNKQRDPSMDSLKVDIDVGGCCISIYNNGDGVPVEIHQEERIYVPELIFGHLLTSSNYDDNERKTTGGRNGYGAKLANIFSTEFVIETADGRRQKRYRQVFSDNMGKKSEPEIKKCKQSENWTKVTFKPDLAKFNMTELEADVVALMMKRVVDMAGTLGKTVKVELNGEKVAVKGFSDYVQLYIDSASKEGMELPRIYQKVNDRWEVCVSLSEGQFQQVSFVNGIATIRGGTHVDYVANQIASHVMGVVNKKNKQANMKLHTVKGYLWVFVNALIDNPAFDSQTKETLTTRQASFGSTCELSEEFLKKVSSSGVVSNLLSWAEFKLNKELKKTDGTKKTSIVGIPKLEDANDAGGKNSDKCTLILTEGDSAKALAMAGIGVVGRDHYGVFPLRGKLLNVREASHKQLMENAEIQNIKKILGLQHEKKYDSTKGLRYGHLMIMTDQDHDGSHIKGLLINFIHKEWPSLLKVPSFLVEFITPIIKATKGKAVKSFYSMPDYEAWKESLGGSASSWTIKYYKGLGTSTAQEGRDYFEDITHHKKDFVWADDKEDGEAIELAFSKKKIAERKDWLTNYQPGTCLDQREKRIKYSDFINKELILFSMADLERSIPSMVDGFKPGQRKILFCSFKKNLVKESKVAQFIGYVSEHSAYHHGEQSLASTIIGMAQDFVGSNNINLLEPRGQFGTRNAGGKDAASARYIFTRLQPITRLIFPKDDDVLLNYLNEDGQSIEPSWYMPIIPMVLVNGSEGIGTGWSTYVPNYNPRDIIANLKRLLNNETIVPMVPWYRGFKGSLKETSSKATGVTYTITGVIEEVPDTRLKITELPVRRWTTDYKEFLESMCPIPIKEKEKSKDKNKEKKKDKDKDKEKEKEKSKEPPLLEEIRSQCDHADVDFELILTEQNMNIAKQEGLEKKFKLTTTIGTTNMHLFDSNGKIRKYDTPEDVLKEFFDLRLDFYVRRKKVMLENMGIELLKYKNKVRFILAVISGDIIVNNRKRAELFQELKQKKYDPFPKKKPTAEPVAVGSTEVDEENDESPAEAAASDYEYLLAMSIGTLTMEKVKELIAQQDKVEEDLNILSNTEPNTLWLRDLDALEKELDVLDAKLEAEQNDRSRKRAKNAKESNAAPKRQPKKAAAKSQKANLAGSDDEDFEPPNPKPAAQKKKPPPKKASAPVKDEEDDELAVLKDRLAAYNLEDSSPEPNAMETEQQQKGKKGRNGPSKRGAAKKAMSSLAESSDEDMAEPRHESEGGGSSMEVEKKTKGRKPAAEKPKATTIRKRAPAQSKVMKQKVMEEIFKPTDDSNLSAPSPEKKVRRIRSSPFNKKSGSLLQREAGASTGAEDAEAPPSGSSAEPVAPRRTVRERKVAIVYADSGSDDDEESEDEDASEPSESDYSGED, from the exons ATGGCGCCCGCCGCGAAGAAGCCCCCGCTCAAGTCCAGCTCCTCGCACAACTCCGCCGCGggggatgccgccgccgccgccgccgcggccgccggggGGAAGACCATCGAGGAGATGTACCAGAAGAAGACGCAGCTGGAGCACATCCTGCTGCGCCCGGACACCTACGTCGGCTCGGTCCAGAAGCACACGCAGCCGCTCTGGGTCTACGAGGGCGGCGCCATGGTGCAGCGCCCCGTCGCCTACGTCCCCGGCCTCTACAAGATCTTCGACGAGATCCTCGTCAACGCCGCCGATAACAAGCAGCGCGACCCCTCCATGGACTCCCTCAAGGTGGACATCGACGTCGGCGGCTGCTGCATCTCCATCTACAACAACGGGGACGGCGTGCCCGTCGAGATCCACCAGGAGGAGCGCATCTACGTGCCCGAGCTCATCTTCGGCCACCTCCTCACCAGCAGCAACTACGACGACAACGAGCGCAAGACCACCGGCGGGAGGAACGGCTACGGCGCCAAGCTCGCCAACATCTTCTCCACCGAGTTCGTCATCGAGACCGCTGATGGCCGCCGGCAGAAGAGGTACAGGCAG GTTTTCTCTGATAACATGGGGAAGAAGTCGGAGCCCGAGATTAAGAAGTGCAAGCAGTCAGAGAACTGGACCAAAGTTACCTTCAAGCCTGACCTTGCAAAGTTCAACATGACCGAGCTCGAAGCTGATGTTGTGGCACTCATGATGAAGCGAGTAGTTGATATGGCCGGCACCCTTGGCAAAACGGTGAAGGTTGAGTTGAATGGCGAGAAGGTGGCAGTAAAAGGCTTCTCAGATTATGTGCAACTGTATATCGACTCTGCTTCTAAAGAAGGCATGGAGCTACCAAG AATTTACCAAAAGGTAAATGATCGTTGGGAGGTGTGTGTGAGTCTAAGTGAAGGCCAGTTCCAGCAG GTCAGTTTTGTAAACGGTATTGCGACCATAAGAGGAGGAACTCACGTTGACTACGTCGCAAACCAAATTGCCAGCCATGTGATGGGCGTTGTGAACAAGAAGAACAAGCAGGCTAACATGAAGTTGCATACAGTGAAGGGCTACCTATGGGTATTTGTTAATGCGCTGATTGACAACCCTGCATTTGATTCACAGACCAAAGAGACCTTGACGACTCGTCAAGCAAGCTTTGGGTCCACATGCGAGCTCTCTGAAGAGTTCCTTAAGAAGG TCTCTAGCTCGGGTGTTGTTAGCAATCTCCTTTCTTGGGCCGAGTTCAAACTAAACAAGGAACTAAAGAAGACTGATGGAACCAAGAAGACAAGTATTGTTGGCATCCCTAAGCTGGAGGATGCAAATGACGCTGGTGGGAAGAACTCTGACAAGTGCACCTTGATCCTTACTGAAGGAGATTCAGCAAAGGCTCTAGCT ATGGCTGGTATAGGTGTAGTAGGAAGGGACCACTATGGCGTGTTTCCTCTCAGGGGTAAATTATTAAATGTGAGAGAAGCAAGCCATAAGCAGCTAATGGAGAATGCAGAGATCCAGAATATAAAGAAAATTTTAGGTCTGCAGCATGAAAAGAAGTATGATAGTACAAAGGGCTTGAGATACGGCCACCTAATGATAATGACAGATCAG GACCATGATGGTTCCCACATCAAAGGGTTGCTGATCAATTTCATTCACAAAGAGTGGCCATCTCTCCTCAAAGTTCCTTCTTTCTTGGTTGAGTTCATCACTCCAATTATCAAG GCAACCAAGGGCAAAGCTGTCAAGTCATTTTACTCTATGCCAGACTATGAAGCATGGAAAGAGAGCTTAGGTGGAAGTGCAAGTTCGTGGACTATAAAGTACTACAAG GGGCTGGGAACCAGCACAGCTCAAGAAGGTCGGGATTACTTTGAAGATATTACCCATCATAAGAAGGATTTTGTCTGGGCAGATGACAAAGAAGATGGTGAGGCTATTGAGTTAGCATTCAGCAAGAAAAAGATTGCTGAGAGGAAGGACTGGCTGACCAACTATCAG CCTGGAACTTGCCTTGACCAACGGGAGAAACGCATCAAGTACAGTGATTTTATCAACAAAGAGCTGATACTCTTCTCGATGGCAGACCTTGAACGGTCAATACCTTCAATGGTCGACGGCTTTAAACCAGGACAGAGGAAGATTTTGTTTTGCTCGTTCAAGAAGAATTTGGTTAAAGAATCAAAG GTGGCACAGTTTATTGGTTATGTGTCAGAACACTCAGCATACCACCATGGTGAGCAGAGTCTAGCAAGCACAATTATAGGAATGGCTCAGGATTTTGTTGGCAGCAATAATATCAATCTTTTGGAGCCCCGTGGCCAGTTTGGTACCAGAAATGCG GGGGGCAAAGATGCTGCTAGTGCTAGGTACATCTTCACCAGATTGCAACCTATCACCCGCTTAATTTTTCCAAAGGATGATGATGTTCTTCTGAACTATTTGAATGAAGATGGGCAGTCAATTGAACCCAGTTG GTATATGCCAATCATTCCCATGGTTTTGGTCAATGGAAGTGAAGGCATTGGCACTGGATGGAGCACCTATGTCCCAAACTACAATCCAAGAGACATTATTGCTAATCTGAAAAGGTTGCTAAATAACGAGACTATCGTACCAATGGTTCCTTGGTACAGGGGGTTCAAG GGCTCTTTGAAGGAGACAAGTTCAAAGGCAACTGGTGTGACATATACCATCACTGGTGTTATAGAGGAAGTTCCTGACACCAGGCTTAAAATTACTGAGCTTCCTGTCCGCCGCTGGACTACAGATTACAAAGAGTTTCTTGAATCCATGTGTCCTATTCCTATTAAGGAAAAGGAAAAGAGCAAGGACAAGAACAAGGAAAAGAAGaaggacaaggacaaggacaaggaaaaggaaaaggaaaagagcaAGGAGCCACCATTGTTAGAG GAAATAAGGTCGCAGTGTGATCATGCGGATGTAGATTTTGAGCTCATCCTGACGGAGCAAAACATGAATATAGCTAAGCAAGAAGGCCTTGAGAAGAAATTCAAGCTGACTACCACAATAGGAACAACAAACATGCACTTGTTTGACTCAAATGGTAAAATCCGAAAATATGACACCCCAGAGGACG TACTTAAAGAGTTCTTTGACTTGAGGCTCGACTTCTATGTCAGACGAAAG AAAGTAATGTTGGAAAACATGGGGATTGAGTTGCTGAAGTATAAGAATAAAGTTAGGTTTATTCTCGCTGTTATTTCTGGGGACATCATAGTCAATAACAGGAAGAGGGCAGAGCTATTCCAGGAGCTGAAGCAGAAGAAATATGAtcctttcccaaagaaaaaaccCACGGCCGAGCCAGTAGCTGTAGGATCTACAGAAGTAGATGAAGAAAATGATGAGAGTCCTGCTGAAGCTGCAGCAAGTGATTATGAGTATCTTCTCGCAATGTCAATTGGTACCTTGACTATGGAGAAGGTGAAGGAGCTCATTGCGCAGCAGGATAAGGTAGAGGAAGATCTGAATATCCTGAGTAATACAGAGCCAAATACTCTTTGGCTGAGAGACCTTGATGCTCTTGAGAAGGAACTGGAT GTGCTTGATGCAAAACTTGAAGCTGAACAGAATGACAGATCACGTAAGCGCGCCAAAAACGCGAAGGAATCTAATGCAGCACCCAAGAGACAGCCTAAGAAGGCTGCGGCCAAGTCTCAGAAG GCAAATTTGGCTGGGAGCGACGATGAAGATTTTGAACCACCGAATCCGAAACCTGCAGCGCAAAAGAAGAAACCACCACCCAAGAAG GCAAGTGCACCGGTGAAAGATGAAGAGGACGACGAATTGGCTGTTCTCAAAGACCGTCTGGCTGCTTATAATCTTGAGGACTCCTCTCCAGAACCTAATG CCATGGAAACAGAACAGCAGcagaaaggaaagaaagggaggAACGGACCAAGCAAGAGAGGCGCAGCGAAGAAGGCCATGTCATCCCTAGCCGAGTCCTCTGATGAAGACATGGCAGAGCCCCGCCATGAGAGCGAGGGTGGGGGGTCTTCCATGGAAGTTGAGAAGAAGACCAAAGGAAGAAAGCCTGCTGCCGAGAAGCCGAAGGCTACCACCATCAGGAAGAGGGCGCCAGCTCAGAGCAAAGTCATGAAGCAGAAAGTGATGGAGGAAATATTCAAGCCTACCGATGACAGCAACCTCAGTGCTCCTTCACCCGAGAAGAAGGTGCGGAGGATCAGGTCCTCCCCCTTCAACAAGAAGAGCGGCTCGCTTCTGCAGAGAGAGGCGGGCGCTTCAACAGgggcagaggatgccgaggctccTCCCTCCGGCAGCTCTGCCGAGCCAGTTGCACCGAGGAGGACAGTAAGGGAGAGGAAGGTGGCGATAGTCTACGCCGATTCCGGGAGCGACGATGATGAGGAGTCCGAGGATGAAGATGCGTCGGAGCCGAGCGAATCTGACTACTCCGGTGAGGACTAG
- the LOC123182042 gene encoding uncharacterized protein → MPDFPYPDSDGQGKHPVPLDCRHGRVLIHMVQDERLVFVVSDPVTGDRHVLPAPGIVWLICTAAVFCAADGCQHLDCQGGPFRVAFLATDDDDRIVKASVYSSVTGAWSAPVSLDDGCECYAQHMRDDIAENLHHLPYVMPRRVAVIGDEVYFTLWSAHKIVKYDLPNNCLSMINPPPHTRSPIALMVMEDSSLGFACTESSSLYMWSRKVNSEAAAEWVKCRSIELETIVPVVDPDYQPFVVGSAEGVGVIFINTDAGLFTLELKSGRVRKVDEPAQYFSVLPYMSFYTPDRGILLALSKTH, encoded by the exons ATGCCGGACTTCCCCTACCCGGACTCCGACGGCCAGGGCAAGCACCCCGTTCCCCTCGACTGCCGCCACGGCCGCGTGCTCATCCACATGGTGCAGGACGAGCGCCTGGTCTTCGTCGTCTCGGACCCCGTCACGGGCGACCGGCACGTCCTGCCCGCGCCGGGCATCGTCTGGCTCATCTGCACCGCCGCGGTCTTCTGCGCCGCCGATGGCTGCCAACATCTCGACTGCCAAGGCGGCCCCTTCCGCGTGGCCTTCCTGGCCACCGACGACGACGACCGTATCGTTAAGGCGAGCGTGTACTCGTCGGTGACAGGTGCGTGGAGTGCGCCAGTATCTCTCGACGATGGTTGCGAATGCTATGCCCAGCACATGCGAGATGACATTGCAGAAAACCTCCACCACCTACCCTATGTCATGCCTCGCCGAGTAGCCGTCATTGGAGATGAGGTCTACTTCACGCTTTGGTCTGCTCACAAAATCGTCAAGTACGACTTGCCAAACAACTGCTTATCCATGATTAACCCGCCGCCACACACTAGGAGCCCAATTGCTCTCATGGTGATGGAGGACAGTTCGCTGGGGTTTGCCTGCACTGAGAGTTCTAGTCTTTATATGTGGTCAAGGAAGGTGAATTCAGAAGCAGCTGCTGAATGGGTAAAATGCAGGAGCATCGAGCTGGAGACAATTGTGCCCGTTGTGGATCCAGATTACCAACCATTTGTGGTTGGTTCCGCAGAGGGTGTGGGTGTCATCTTCATAAACACAGATGCTGGCTTATTCACTCTAGAGCTGAAGTCAGGGCGAGTCAGGAAGGTTGATGAGCCCGCACAGTACTTTAGCGTCCTACCCTACATGAGCTTCTACACTCCAG ATCGTGGCATATTGTTGGCGCTATCGAAGACCCACTGA
- the LOC123169951 gene encoding uncharacterized protein, whose amino-acid sequence MGSSRVEGLIPFIYKAIKEHRRSSSRAAYRGAEAEDDVDLGDTDQRRRWLEQELRSPLNAAAAPASTQAHGRNRSLEELAGQVGLSPGRRLPLPKARSVRAFACIGAGAA is encoded by the coding sequence ATGGGCAGTTCACGGGTGGAAGGCCTCATCCCCTTCATCTACAAGGCCATCAAGGAGCACCGCCGGAGCAGCAGCCGGGCCGCCTACCGGGGCGCGGAGGCGGAGGACGACGTGGACCTCGGCGACACGGACCAGAGGCGGCGCTGGCTGGAGCAGGAGCTGCGGTCACCGctcaacgccgccgccgccccggcgtcgACACAGGCGCACGGGCGGAaccggtcgctggaggagctggCCGGCCAGGTGGGGCTCTCGCCGGGCCGGCGGCTGCCGCTGCCCAAGGCCAGGAGCGTCCGCGCCTTCGCCTGCATCGGCGCCGGCGCCGCGTGA